AACTTTATGCCCGCAGCTTGAAGAACTTGTGAGGAATTTGGACCAAACTGCCCAGCTATAACAACATCCGCACCTTCATTTATACAAAATTGAGCTGCCTGAATACCCGCACCTCTTGGAGCACTGTAAGCGGGATTTTGAACCACCTGAATATTCGTTACGTTTCCGTTCTCATCAACATCAACAATCGTGAATGTTGGAGCTCTCCCAAAGGCTTGGCTTACAGAGTCATCCAGTCCACCTTTTATGGTTGCTACAACAATTTTCATATTCTCACCTCCGCTCCAAATTAGGACAGCCTAACTTAAAAAGTTTTGCA
Above is a genomic segment from Thermococcus sp. SY098 containing:
- a CDS encoding NifB/NifX family molybdenum-iron cluster-binding protein — encoded protein: MKIVVATIKGGLDDSVSQAFGRAPTFTIVDVDENGNVTNIQVVQNPAYSAPRGAGIQAAQFCINEGADVVIAGQFGPNSSQVLQAAGIKFVSAPPTMTVEQAVQAYLRGELTQPILGAEGGGIGPGRGMGGGYGRGMGKGRGKGMGRGMGRGRGVNEW